A region from the Salicibibacter cibarius genome encodes:
- a CDS encoding SDR family oxidoreductase: MAIEDKVVIITGASSGIGEATAKLLASKGAKVVLGARREENLKALAEKIKNEGGEATYKVMDVVNPEDNDALVNAAKDTFGKVDVIFLNAGLMPNSPLSALKTDEWNSMVDVNIKGVLNGIAAILPTFIEQKSGHVITTSSVAGLKAYPGGAVYGATKWAVRDLMEVLRMESAQEGTNIRTATIYPAAIKSELLETISDEQTAKDANAMYNQYEIGPDRVANVVALAIDQPEDTNVNEFTIGPTTQPW, from the coding sequence ATGGCAATCGAGGACAAAGTCGTCATTATCACAGGTGCTTCCTCAGGAATTGGCGAGGCTACCGCAAAATTATTAGCATCAAAAGGCGCGAAAGTCGTATTGGGCGCTCGTCGTGAAGAAAATTTAAAAGCTCTGGCCGAGAAAATTAAAAACGAAGGTGGGGAAGCCACCTACAAGGTCATGGATGTTGTGAACCCAGAAGACAATGATGCGCTTGTCAACGCAGCAAAAGATACGTTTGGCAAGGTTGATGTTATTTTCTTAAATGCCGGGCTTATGCCCAACTCACCATTATCAGCATTGAAAACCGATGAGTGGAACAGCATGGTTGATGTTAACATCAAAGGCGTTCTAAACGGAATAGCTGCGATATTGCCAACGTTTATCGAGCAAAAATCCGGACATGTCATTACCACTTCTTCGGTAGCTGGGCTTAAAGCTTATCCTGGTGGCGCTGTTTACGGTGCAACAAAATGGGCCGTGCGCGATTTGATGGAAGTTCTGCGTATGGAGTCTGCTCAAGAAGGAACGAATATTCGCACAGCGACCATTTATCCAGCTGCAATCAAATCGGAATTACTTGAAACAATCTCGGATGAACAAACAGCGAAAGATGCGAATGCTATGTATAATCAATATGAAATTGGACCAGACCGTGTTGCCAATGTTGTCGCACTTGCCATCGATCAGCCGGAAGATACCAATGTTAATGAATTTACGATTGGACCAACGACGCAGCCTTGGTAA
- a CDS encoding aldo/keto reductase yields the protein MKTDYLDLYLLHWKSGIPIEETVEALEQAKMQGKIKAWGVSNFDVNDMTNLLKLPNGHHCATNQVRYNLGDRGIDYDLVPLMKENSIPIMAYAPVGRKDRFDFMKQQVLQDISKKHNADVFQILLAWCIRNGQTIAIPQSSNTEHVINNVKAADIQLTEEDLAKIDSVYPEPTVSEPLALW from the coding sequence TTGAAAACAGATTATCTAGATCTTTATTTACTTCATTGGAAAAGCGGCATACCAATTGAAGAAACGGTAGAAGCTCTGGAACAAGCGAAAATGCAAGGGAAAATCAAAGCCTGGGGCGTTTCGAATTTTGATGTGAATGATATGACGAACTTATTGAAGCTGCCCAATGGTCATCACTGTGCCACGAATCAAGTCCGCTATAATTTAGGAGATCGTGGCATTGATTACGATTTAGTTCCTCTGATGAAAGAAAATAGCATCCCGATAATGGCCTATGCCCCTGTAGGCAGGAAAGATCGGTTTGATTTTATGAAACAACAAGTGTTACAAGATATTTCGAAAAAGCACAATGCTGATGTTTTTCAAATTTTATTGGCATGGTGTATTCGTAATGGGCAAACGATTGCTATTCCACAGTCCAGTAATACGGAACACGTTATAAATAATGTGAAAGCGGCAGATATTCAGCTTACCGAAGAGGACTTGGCGAAAATAGATTCTGTTTATCCGGAACCAACGGTTAGCGAGCCATTAGCCTTGTGGTGA
- a CDS encoding dihydrofolate reductase family protein: MNKPYVIIHTHTSIDGNLDIMDLQAFEEASRQYQELSLDPEKQQFEIQGYLNGKTTTEDNITHYKRPELDENAAPVPEGDYVADPDAPMYYLAMDTRGELAFEENTFGYGGVPSHIVVALTERVSNAYKDFLRKKKISYIIAGKEQIDYDVMLDKFYNLFHIKRMMVGGGGTLNWSIVQNGLVDEVSVILAPIANADPDGHRFFVAKDPYSSIEETSFQLKSVQELEHDTLWIRYSVKKK, encoded by the coding sequence ATGAACAAACCTTATGTGATTATCCACACACATACGTCCATCGATGGCAATCTGGATATTATGGATTTGCAAGCATTTGAAGAAGCGAGTCGACAATATCAAGAGCTTTCACTGGACCCTGAAAAACAACAATTTGAGATACAAGGCTATCTGAACGGTAAGACGACCACCGAAGACAACATCACCCATTATAAGCGACCGGAGTTAGATGAAAATGCAGCCCCCGTCCCCGAAGGGGATTATGTGGCGGATCCCGATGCTCCGATGTATTATTTAGCCATGGATACACGAGGAGAATTAGCCTTTGAGGAGAATACGTTTGGCTATGGCGGTGTCCCTTCTCACATTGTCGTTGCCTTAACGGAGCGAGTGTCAAACGCCTATAAAGATTTTCTCAGAAAGAAAAAGATATCCTATATCATTGCCGGCAAAGAACAAATTGACTATGACGTCATGCTGGATAAGTTCTATAACCTCTTCCATATCAAGCGAATGATGGTTGGGGGAGGTGGAACCCTTAATTGGTCTATCGTTCAAAACGGACTCGTTGATGAAGTCAGCGTTATCCTAGCTCCTATCGCAAATGCTGATCCTGATGGCCATCGTTTCTTCGTCGCCAAAGACCCGTATTCCAGCATTGAAGAAACATCTTTTCAACTTAAATCTGTTCAAGAATTGGAACACGATACATTATGGATACGCTATTCTGTGAAAAAGAAGTAA
- a CDS encoding DapH/DapD/GlmU-related protein, with the protein MNMDEFIDFCKEGNPIPGEDKELHGLLTQCSFEAQRITMELNTSYHSKEEIVEIFSELTGNEVDSSFMCFPPFYTDFGKNITMGKNVFFNTGCSFQDRGGIHIGDGALIGMNVTISTLTHGLPLETRNTTYASPVTIGDNVWIGSGASILPGVTIGDNAVVAAGAVVTKDVPENAVVAGLPAKVVKRIDD; encoded by the coding sequence ATGAATATGGACGAATTTATTGATTTTTGTAAAGAAGGAAATCCTATTCCCGGAGAGGATAAGGAACTCCATGGACTACTCACGCAATGTAGCTTCGAAGCCCAGAGAATCACGATGGAATTAAATACTTCCTATCATTCAAAAGAAGAAATCGTAGAGATTTTTAGCGAACTGACCGGTAATGAAGTTGATTCTTCTTTCATGTGTTTCCCACCATTTTATACAGACTTTGGTAAAAATATCACGATGGGAAAAAACGTGTTTTTTAACACAGGGTGTTCATTCCAAGATCGAGGTGGCATTCACATTGGAGACGGTGCCTTAATCGGCATGAATGTCACCATATCCACCCTTACGCATGGATTGCCTCTCGAAACAAGAAATACAACTTACGCCTCTCCGGTCACCATAGGCGACAATGTCTGGATCGGATCAGGCGCATCAATCCTACCCGGTGTGACGATTGGGGACAACGCTGTTGTAGCAGCAGGCGCCGTTGTCACAAAAGATGTCCCGGAAAATGCTGTTGTCGCAGGATTA
- a CDS encoding aldo/keto reductase, translating to MKKVKIAEREIFPIGLGTLNMGDEADKFDQEVKAIRAGLDHGVELIDTAEMYGSGNAETLVGHAIEPYERENLYLVSKVLPNNASKNKSPSV from the coding sequence TTGAAAAAAGTAAAAATAGCCGAGAGAGAAATTTTTCCCATAGGCTTAGGTACTTTGAATATGGGAGACGAAGCAGATAAGTTTGATCAAGAAGTAAAAGCGATAAGAGCAGGTCTTGATCATGGCGTTGAACTCATTGACACAGCGGAAATGTATGGGAGCGGGAATGCTGAAACATTAGTCGGTCATGCCATTGAACCTTATGAACGGGAAAATCTTTACCTTGTGTCAAAAGTTCTTCCTAATAATGCTTCAAAAAACAAATCCCCATCAGTTTAG
- a CDS encoding SDR family oxidoreductase — protein sequence MNVLIIGANGRIGQHLVRKLQESDKHNPIVMVRKEEQQAKFAEQGVETALADLEGSIETITNAAKGVDTVVFTAGARGHEGVDKFMLIDLDGAVKSMKAAEQAGAKRFVNVSGNSVHRWHDNNRPEWMGSYPNLSAAKYYANVWLENSGLDYTIIRPGHLNDEPGTGKIKVAAALEHEEIPREDVASAIVAVLEHDQTIGKAFDMNGGETPIVKVINSLNEE from the coding sequence ATGAACGTACTAATCATAGGAGCGAACGGACGAATAGGCCAACATCTTGTGAGAAAACTACAAGAGTCGGATAAGCATAACCCCATCGTCATGGTTCGTAAGGAAGAGCAACAAGCAAAATTTGCGGAACAAGGCGTTGAAACAGCGCTCGCCGATCTGGAAGGAAGCATTGAGACGATAACCAATGCAGCGAAGGGTGTGGATACAGTCGTATTTACAGCCGGTGCACGCGGCCATGAAGGTGTCGATAAATTCATGCTCATTGATTTGGACGGAGCCGTTAAGTCGATGAAAGCTGCCGAACAAGCCGGAGCAAAACGTTTCGTCAATGTTAGTGGAAATAGTGTTCACAGATGGCATGACAACAATCGCCCTGAATGGATGGGTAGTTATCCGAACCTTAGTGCCGCCAAGTATTACGCAAACGTTTGGTTAGAGAATAGCGGTTTGGATTATACGATCATCCGTCCCGGACACCTGAACGACGAACCTGGGACCGGAAAGATAAAAGTGGCAGCTGCCCTTGAGCATGAGGAAATTCCTCGTGAAGATGTTGCTTCAGCCATCGTTGCTGTACTTGAGCATGACCAAACCATCGGCAAAGCCTTTGATATGAATGGTGGAGAAACACCTATTGTAAAGGTTATAAACTCATTGAACGAGGAGTGA